CAGGATCCCCGCCTTGCCCAGCATCGCGACATGGGCCAGCGAGCCCCGGATGTCCTGGGGGGCGAGGCGCTTGTCGAAGCCGATGGAGGCGTTGATCTCCTCCATGATCTCGGCGGGGCCGCTCGCGAAGCGCCCGCCCCACATCCGGTTGCTCATGTCCTCACCTCGTCTCGCATCACCGCGAAAAACCCGCCTCGCCCTCGTCGCGGGGGGGCTCGCCGCCATCCTCGGCCTCGGGGCTGCCCTATACGGGCTTGGCGACCGGAGCAACGGCGGGGCCTGCCCCCTGGCGAAAGCCACCGCCGCCCGGGTGGCGCCCTTCGCCCGCGGCGAGGTGGCGGCGCTCCAGGTCGATGCCACGCCGAAGCCCGCGCCCGCCATCACCTTCACCGGACCGGACGGGCAGCCGCGGACGCTTGCCGACCTCAAGGGCCGCACGGTCCTGCTGAACCTGTGGGCGACCTGGTGCGCGCCGTGCAAGGCGGAGATGCCGGCCCTCGACCGGCTCCAGGGCGCGCTGGGGGACAAGGATTTCGAGGTGGTGGCGCTCAATCTCGACACCCGCAACCCCGACCGGCCGCCGCGCTGGATGCAGGAGAACGGAATCGCGCGGCTGGCCTATTACTCCGACCCGGCCGGGCGGGCGCTGCCGGCGCTCCAGCAGGGCGGCGACGTGGTCGGCCTGCCGACCACCTTCCTGATCGACCCGTCCGGCTGCGAGATCGGCGTGATGAAGGGCCCGGCGGAATGGGCGAGCGAGGACGCGATGAGGCTGGTGCGGGCGGCGCTCGGGCGGGGGTGATGGATCGCGCGACGGCAAGACCCCGGCCGGCCCGACGACACCGAATCCTCCTGCACCGGCTGGAACACGCGCTCCAGGCTTATGTCGCTCGGCAAGCAGGTCGGGGTGTTCGGCGGCGTCCGGCTCGCGGTGCGGACCGGGCTGGCGCAAAAGCCAGCGGGCGCCACCTGGCGCCACGTCTACGGCGAGGCATTTCTCTGCGGCATCGGCTTCATCATGAGCCTGTTCATCGGCGGCCTCGCCCGCGCGACCACGCCCGAATTCGACACCGGGATGACGCTCGGGGTGATCGTGGGTTCGGTGCTCTCGACGCCGGCCGGCGCGCTGGTGCTGTCGCGCGGGGCCGCGGCAGGAGGTGGGACCGGACGTGCCGTAAGAGCCGCGTCGCGCCGATCGAATTCAAACCCTCCGCGTCATCCTCGGGCTCGACGATGTCGAGAACCCGGGATCCATAACCGCTGACGGTGGAGGATCAGGCGGAACGCAGTCCGACGTCGTCCGAAGCCAGCAGACGTGGATTCGGGCTCCGCTGGGCGGCCCCGGGATGACATCGAGGGCTTCGATCCGGTCAGCCAGCAAACGGGCGCCGAGGTCACGGGTCGAGGGAGGGAAGCGGCGCGCAATCGCGCCGGCCGCTCGCCAGGCAATCCTCGCGCGCCGCCTCCCGGCGCAGCGTGTCGGCGAGCCAGACGCCGCCGGCCACCAGGACGATCAGGAACAGGATGGCGGCGAGCGCACGCCGTCGACCGGATCGGTCCGGGTCGCGCATCTGGGGCATCGGATCGTCCGGCGAGCCGGGAAACGCCCGCGGCGCACCCGTCCGTTCCGCAGGGACGTCGATCGACGGGCCTGCTTATTCCCCGCCCCGGCAGCGGATGGCCGCATTGCGCGACCATCCGGACGGGAGGAGGCGGGTCGCCCGGGTTCGAAAAGAGCGCCTTACTTCAGGTGCTGGGCGAGGTACTTGTTCATCTCGAACATCGTCGCCTTGTCCTTGCCGAAGACCTTCTTCAGCTTGTCGTCGGCGAGGATCTCGCGCTTGTTCTCGGGGTTCTGGAGCGAGTGCGTGCGGATGTAGTCCCACACCTTGCTCACCACCTCGCCACGCGGGATCGGGCTGTC
This sequence is a window from Methylobacterium sp. SyP6R. Protein-coding genes within it:
- a CDS encoding Na+/H+ antiporter NhaA; protein product: MSLGKQVGVFGGVRLAVRTGLAQKPAGATWRHVYGEAFLCGIGFIMSLFIGGLARATTPEFDTGMTLGVIVGSVLSTPAGALVLSRGAAAGGGTGRAVRAASRRSNSNPPRHPRARRCREPGIHNR
- the tlpA gene encoding thiol:disulfide interchange protein TlpA, which produces MSSPRLASPRKTRLALVAGGLAAILGLGAALYGLGDRSNGGACPLAKATAARVAPFARGEVAALQVDATPKPAPAITFTGPDGQPRTLADLKGRTVLLNLWATWCAPCKAEMPALDRLQGALGDKDFEVVALNLDTRNPDRPPRWMQENGIARLAYYSDPAGRALPALQQGGDVVGLPTTFLIDPSGCEIGVMKGPAEWASEDAMRLVRAALGRG